A window from Anaeromyxobacter sp. encodes these proteins:
- a CDS encoding PQQ-binding-like beta-propeller repeat protein gives MRRTLIATLLLATLVAACGAVEERPRCSAPGTCPAGQYCAPEGICWRDDFKPAIDAIEVLAASPTPRDGQITVKVRARDDRGLAGVSVKLDLQPDQLPAATFDGTDWVHTFDLAALPFPYFERAVELTAVAIDEAGNSTQQVAVVRPTVTRLRWVYEGGANMTPVAVLADGSVIAGLGASANQLVRVSAAGAKEWEATVGSLAVAGAPAVGLASIAVSNQSGRAFMVGLDGSVQNGSGCDTTLAIQSGPAVGADGVTAYFGSDSGAVFAVDAGGRCMPSGGISAVATTPAIRRDGSLSAASGSLLRSLTPLPGLFQENWNAIPPNPPPPSIGLDLDLPLAIDATDRVWTYSTDGNLNVTTAAGVTSTVKTLAGPAQAAPIILADGSLVLGDATNRLHRLSATGAALWASPPDLGAQPLTALALAGGEAVLLVPTFRGSLHALRVSDGSTVWSAQLTTGLASLRPGNVHTAPGAGLSLAYFPSSSGKLYAVVVDGHLDAAAPWPKVFHDTRNTGNAAAPLP, from the coding sequence ATGCGCCGCACCCTGATCGCCACCCTGCTCCTCGCCACCCTGGTCGCCGCCTGCGGCGCCGTCGAGGAGCGGCCGCGCTGCAGCGCGCCCGGCACCTGCCCCGCCGGCCAGTACTGCGCGCCGGAGGGGATCTGCTGGCGCGACGACTTCAAGCCGGCCATCGACGCCATCGAGGTGCTGGCCGCCTCGCCCACCCCGCGCGACGGCCAGATCACGGTGAAGGTGCGCGCCCGCGACGACCGCGGCCTGGCCGGCGTGTCCGTGAAGCTCGACCTGCAGCCGGACCAGCTGCCGGCCGCCACCTTCGACGGCACCGACTGGGTCCACACCTTCGACCTGGCGGCGCTCCCGTTCCCCTACTTCGAGCGGGCCGTGGAGCTCACGGCCGTGGCCATCGACGAGGCGGGCAACTCCACGCAGCAGGTGGCCGTGGTGAGGCCGACGGTGACGAGGTTGAGGTGGGTGTACGAGGGGGGCGCCAACATGACGCCCGTGGCCGTGCTCGCCGACGGCAGCGTCATCGCGGGGCTCGGCGCCAGCGCCAACCAGCTGGTGCGGGTCTCGGCCGCCGGGGCCAAAGAGTGGGAGGCGACGGTGGGCAGCCTGGCGGTCGCCGGGGCGCCGGCCGTGGGGCTCGCGAGCATCGCTGTCAGCAACCAGAGCGGTAGGGCCTTCATGGTCGGCCTGGACGGCTCGGTCCAGAACGGAAGCGGCTGCGACACGACGCTGGCCATCCAGTCGGGGCCTGCCGTTGGGGCAGATGGCGTCACCGCCTACTTCGGTTCCGATTCAGGAGCGGTGTTTGCTGTCGATGCGGGGGGGAGGTGCATGCCCTCTGGCGGCATAAGTGCTGTCGCCACCACTCCTGCAATCCGGCGGGATGGATCTCTGAGCGCGGCTTCCGGCAGCCTGCTCAGGAGTCTCACGCCACTTCCTGGCCTGTTCCAAGAAAACTGGAACGCCATCCCACCCAATCCACCCCCACCCTCCATCGGCCTCGACCTCGACCTCCCCCTCGCCATCGACGCCACCGACCGCGTCTGGACCTACTCCACCGACGGCAACCTCAACGTCACCACCGCCGCCGGCGTCACCAGCACGGTGAAGACCCTGGCCGGCCCGGCGCAGGCCGCCCCCATCATCCTCGCCGACGGCTCGCTGGTGCTCGGCGACGCCACCAACCGGCTCCACCGCCTCTCCGCCACCGGGGCGGCCCTCTGGGCCAGCCCGCCGGACCTGGGCGCCCAGCCGCTCACCGCGCTGGCGCTGGCGGGCGGCGAGGCCGTGCTGCTGGTGCCCACCTTCCGGGGCTCGCTGCACGCGCTGCGGGTCTCCGACGGGTCCACCGTCTGGAGCGCCCAGCTCACCACCGGCCTGGCCTCGCTGCGCCCCGGCAACGTCCACACGGCGCCCGGGGCCGGCCTCTCCCTGGCCTACTTCCCGTCCTCCTCCGGGAAGCTCTACGCGGTGGTGGTCGACGGCCACCTCGACGCCGCGGCCCCCTGGCCCAAGGTGTTCCACGACACCCGCAACACCGGCAACGCCGCCGCCCCGCTCCCGTGA
- a CDS encoding RNA polymerase sigma factor → MGPSDTELVARVLASDDRRAFAELVRRHQSAVRGLLRRLCAGDAALADDLAQETFLKAYKHLKTWRGGGRLSTWLYRIAWNGWAGQVRKLPAPDVAPEPPARDLAEVAIDRHDLERALGALRADERAALALAYGQDVSHEEAAAILDCPIGTLKTNILRGKEKLRRLLTPLGAEGSP, encoded by the coding sequence ATGGGGCCGTCGGACACCGAGCTGGTCGCGCGCGTCCTCGCGAGCGACGACCGGCGCGCCTTCGCCGAGCTGGTGCGTCGGCACCAGAGCGCGGTGCGCGGCCTGCTGCGCCGGCTCTGCGCCGGCGACGCCGCCCTGGCCGACGACCTGGCCCAGGAGACCTTCCTCAAGGCCTACAAGCACCTGAAGACCTGGCGCGGCGGTGGGCGGCTCTCCACCTGGCTCTACCGGATCGCCTGGAACGGCTGGGCGGGCCAGGTCCGCAAGCTCCCGGCGCCCGACGTGGCGCCGGAGCCCCCGGCCCGCGATCTGGCCGAGGTGGCCATCGACCGGCACGACCTCGAGCGGGCGCTCGGCGCCCTGCGGGCCGACGAGCGGGCCGCCCTGGCGCTGGCCTACGGCCAGGACGTGAGCCACGAGGAGGCGGCGGCCATCCTCGACTGCCCCATCGGCACGTTGAAGACCAACATCCTGCGCGGCAAGGAGAAGCTGCGCCGCCTGCTCACGCCGCTCGGCGCGGAGGGATCGCCATGA
- a CDS encoding YbfB/YjiJ family MFS transporter — protein MGIGRFAYTALLPGLQRAHGLDDAAGGLIASANLTGYLAGVLWARRTPPGPPRLWLLRVGLLGSVLTTAASVGASGLAGWAAVRFAAGVASGLVFVLVSAAVLEALPRGRERLAGLLFAGVGLGIALSGVVAAATAAAAWQAPWLLLGGAALLLALPALLMAPGQPVLHPAPAGGRHDGVTFGRLAVAYGLEGLGYIVSGTFAVRAVQQTPGLEGWAAWVWVAAGLAAAPSAALWGWAARRLGLRWALTAAFATQAVGMALPALSASGAAAVLGALFFGGTFIGIVTLTVDLARRLMPEAAVRAIGSLTAVYGVGQAVGPYLAGRLSQATGHPAPAVLAAAGAVALGALVLALPAAAGDP, from the coding sequence ATGGGCATCGGGCGGTTCGCCTACACGGCGCTGCTCCCCGGACTGCAGCGGGCCCACGGCCTCGACGACGCGGCCGGCGGGCTCATCGCCTCCGCCAACCTCACCGGCTACCTGGCCGGCGTGCTCTGGGCGCGCCGCACGCCGCCGGGGCCGCCCCGCCTCTGGCTGCTGCGGGTCGGCCTGCTGGGCAGCGTGCTCACCACGGCGGCCTCGGTGGGCGCCTCCGGGCTGGCCGGCTGGGCGGCGGTGCGCTTCGCCGCCGGCGTGGCCAGCGGCCTGGTGTTCGTGCTGGTCTCGGCGGCGGTGCTGGAGGCGCTGCCGCGCGGGCGCGAGCGGCTGGCGGGGCTGCTCTTCGCCGGGGTGGGGCTGGGCATCGCGCTCTCCGGGGTGGTGGCGGCGGCCACCGCGGCGGCGGCCTGGCAGGCGCCCTGGCTCCTGCTGGGCGGCGCCGCGCTCCTCCTGGCCCTGCCGGCCCTGCTCATGGCGCCGGGCCAGCCGGTGCTGCACCCGGCGCCGGCGGGCGGCCGCCACGACGGCGTCACCTTCGGCCGGCTGGCGGTGGCCTACGGCCTGGAGGGGCTGGGCTACATCGTCAGCGGCACCTTCGCGGTGCGGGCGGTGCAGCAGACGCCGGGCCTGGAGGGCTGGGCGGCCTGGGTCTGGGTGGCGGCCGGCCTGGCGGCGGCCCCCTCGGCGGCGCTGTGGGGCTGGGCGGCGCGCCGCCTCGGCCTGCGCTGGGCGCTCACCGCGGCCTTCGCCACCCAGGCGGTGGGCATGGCGCTGCCGGCCCTCTCCGCCTCCGGCGCGGCGGCGGTGCTGGGTGCGCTCTTCTTCGGCGGCACCTTCATCGGCATCGTCACCCTCACCGTGGACCTGGCCCGCCGGCTCATGCCGGAGGCGGCGGTGCGGGCCATCGGCTCGCTCACCGCGGTCTACGGGGTGGGGCAGGCGGTGGGCCCGTACCTGGCCGGGCGGCTCTCCCAGGCCACCGGCCACCCGGCCCCGGCGGTGCTGGCGGCCGCCGGCGCGGTGGCGCTGGGGGCGCTGGTGCTGGCGCTGCCGGCCGCGGCGGGCGATCCGTGA
- a CDS encoding 4-oxalocrotonate tautomerase family protein: MPYVNIKITREGATPAQKAALIKGATELLQQTLGKNPATTVVVIDEVDTDNWGIGGESVTVRRKRGS, from the coding sequence ATGCCGTACGTGAACATCAAGATCACCCGCGAGGGCGCCACGCCCGCGCAGAAGGCGGCGCTCATCAAGGGCGCCACCGAGCTCCTGCAGCAGACCCTGGGGAAGAACCCGGCCACCACGGTGGTGGTCATCGACGAGGTCGACACCGACAACTGGGGCATCGGCGGCGAGTCGGTGACGGTGCGGCGCAAGCGGGGGAGCTGA